A genomic segment from Cumulibacter manganitolerans encodes:
- the fahA gene encoding fumarylacetoacetase has translation MPQNGFGLANLPYGVFSTPDRSPRVGVRYGDGVLDLAEAFGETYFATATLNELMAQGRQVWDRERARITRLLSERAPSLVPIEDVTMHLPIKVADYVDFYASEHHASNVGRIFRPDAEPLLPNWRHLPVGYHGRSSTIVVSGTDIVRPSGQTKGPQDDAPTYGPCRRLDVEVEVGYIVGVGAPMGGRVSGAEFADHVFGCVLLNDWSARDIQAWEYVPLGPHLGKSFATSISPWVVPLAALEPARTGPPARTVPLLPYLQEGEDWALRLELELELNGETVSRPPYDTMYFTGAQMLAHLTVNGAALSTGDLYGSGTVSGPEPDQRGSFLELSWGGTEPLTLADGSQRTFLQDGDTATIRGTFTGAGGELCSFGEVTGRILPAAG, from the coding sequence ATGCCCCAGAACGGCTTCGGACTGGCCAATCTGCCGTACGGCGTGTTCAGCACGCCGGACCGATCGCCCCGAGTCGGCGTCCGCTACGGCGACGGCGTGCTGGACCTCGCCGAGGCCTTCGGCGAGACCTACTTCGCGACCGCGACGTTGAACGAGCTCATGGCGCAGGGCCGGCAGGTGTGGGACCGCGAGCGCGCGCGGATCACCCGGCTGCTGTCCGAACGTGCGCCCTCGCTCGTGCCGATCGAGGACGTCACGATGCACCTGCCGATCAAGGTCGCCGACTACGTCGACTTCTACGCGTCGGAGCACCACGCGAGCAACGTCGGCCGGATCTTCCGGCCGGACGCCGAGCCGCTGCTGCCGAACTGGCGGCACCTGCCGGTCGGCTATCACGGCCGCTCGTCGACGATCGTGGTCTCCGGGACCGACATCGTCCGCCCGTCGGGCCAGACGAAGGGGCCGCAGGACGACGCTCCGACGTACGGCCCGTGCCGACGGTTGGATGTCGAGGTCGAGGTCGGCTACATCGTCGGCGTCGGCGCGCCGATGGGCGGTCGCGTGTCCGGCGCCGAGTTCGCCGACCACGTCTTCGGCTGCGTGCTGCTGAATGACTGGTCCGCGCGTGACATCCAGGCGTGGGAGTACGTGCCGCTCGGGCCGCACCTGGGCAAGTCGTTCGCGACGTCGATCAGCCCGTGGGTGGTGCCGCTCGCGGCGCTGGAGCCCGCCCGGACGGGGCCGCCGGCCCGGACCGTCCCGCTGCTTCCCTACCTGCAGGAGGGCGAGGACTGGGCGCTGCGGCTCGAGCTGGAGCTGGAGCTCAACGGCGAGACCGTCAGCCGGCCGCCGTACGACACGATGTACTTCACCGGCGCGCAGATGCTGGCCCACCTCACCGTCAACGGCGCCGCGCTGTCCACCGGCGACCTGTACGGGTCGGGGACGGTCAGCGGCCCCGAGCCTGACCAGCGTGGCTCGTTCCTCGAGCTGTCGTGGGGCGGCACGGAGCCGCTCACGCTGGCCGACGGCAGCCAGCGCACCTTCCTGCAGGACGGCGACACCGCGACGATCCGCGGCACGTTCACCGGCGCCGGCGGCGAGCTGTGCTCCTTCGGAGAGGTGACCGGCCGGATCCTCCCGGCGGCCGGCTGA
- a CDS encoding MFS transporter: MSTVPGGSVPRTSVPPGLIVAALCFGSLCASLMQSLVIPIQSELPALLGTTASNASWVVTATLLAGGVAMPVTGRLADIFGKKPVLVISAGVLVVGSLLCAVSDNLLPMLGGRVLQGLAMGFIPVAIALVREVTPPRLASTAIAAVSATLGVGGAIGLPLSALIAQNYDWHMLFWLSAVLAAIVAGLTLVVIPHVRDEHPASFDIVGALGLAVGLVAFLVGVSKGSSWGWGEPSTLGAIIGGAAVLALWARYEVRHHDPLVDLRVSARRPVLMTNLAALLIGFGMMAQAIVVPQLLEMPAATGYGLGQSILQAGLWMAPGGIVMMLFAPVSSRLLDRIGGRLTLAIGAVVLAGGYVVAAFLMHAPWQLMLASCVASAGVGIGYAAMPSLIMDNVPASEAASGVGVNSLMRSIGTTVSGAVMGAVLSGSTVVMADGYPPVPTEWAFRLCFILGAAAAIAGACIALLVPRRRAAALAATPRPEPVTPTPVG; this comes from the coding sequence CCCATCCAGTCCGAGCTGCCCGCCCTGCTGGGCACCACGGCCTCGAACGCGTCCTGGGTGGTCACGGCCACCCTGCTGGCCGGCGGCGTCGCCATGCCGGTGACCGGCCGGCTCGCCGACATCTTCGGCAAGAAGCCGGTGCTGGTGATCTCGGCCGGGGTCCTGGTGGTGGGGTCCCTGCTGTGCGCGGTCTCCGACAACCTGCTGCCGATGCTCGGCGGCCGCGTGCTGCAGGGCCTGGCGATGGGCTTCATCCCGGTGGCGATCGCCCTCGTCCGCGAGGTCACCCCGCCGCGGCTGGCCTCCACCGCCATCGCCGCCGTGTCGGCGACCCTCGGCGTCGGCGGCGCGATCGGCCTGCCGCTGTCGGCGCTCATCGCGCAGAACTACGACTGGCACATGCTGTTCTGGCTGTCGGCGGTGCTCGCCGCGATCGTCGCGGGGCTGACGCTGGTCGTCATCCCGCACGTCCGCGACGAGCATCCGGCGTCCTTCGACATCGTCGGTGCGCTCGGCCTCGCCGTCGGCCTCGTCGCCTTTCTCGTGGGCGTGTCGAAGGGGTCGTCGTGGGGCTGGGGCGAGCCGAGCACCCTCGGCGCGATCATCGGCGGCGCCGCGGTGCTGGCCCTGTGGGCGCGGTACGAGGTGCGCCACCACGACCCGCTGGTCGACCTCCGGGTCAGCGCCCGCCGCCCCGTGCTGATGACCAACCTCGCCGCGTTGCTGATCGGCTTCGGCATGATGGCCCAGGCCATCGTCGTCCCCCAGCTGCTGGAGATGCCGGCGGCGACCGGGTACGGGCTGGGGCAATCGATCCTGCAGGCCGGGCTGTGGATGGCGCCGGGCGGCATCGTGATGATGCTGTTCGCGCCGGTGTCCTCCCGGCTGCTCGACCGGATCGGCGGGCGGCTCACCCTCGCCATCGGCGCGGTGGTGCTCGCCGGCGGGTACGTCGTCGCGGCGTTCCTGATGCACGCGCCCTGGCAGCTGATGCTCGCCTCCTGCGTGGCGTCGGCGGGGGTCGGCATCGGCTACGCGGCCATGCCGTCGCTGATCATGGACAACGTCCCGGCGTCCGAGGCGGCCTCCGGTGTCGGCGTCAACAGCCTCATGCGCTCGATCGGCACGACGGTCTCGGGCGCGGTCATGGGCGCCGTCCTCTCGGGCAGCACCGTGGTGATGGCCGACGGCTATCCGCCGGTCCCGACGGAGTGGGCCTTCCGGCTGTGCTTCATCCTGGGCGCCGCCGCGGCCATCGCCGGCGCGTGCATCGCGTTGCTGGTGCCCCGGCGCCGCGCCGCGGCGCTCGCCGCCACCCCGCGCCCGGAGCCGGTGACCCCGACGCCAGTCGGCTGA